A portion of the Pyxidicoccus trucidator genome contains these proteins:
- a CDS encoding sigma-54-dependent transcriptional regulator, with protein sequence MPAEGRILVVDDHVEMGRMLRDPLTDEGYTVDLATGGEEAIRLARSRLYDAVLSDLRMEKVDGLDVLQAVHAVDPEVPVLVMTAFGGVESAVEAMKRGAYHYFTKPFRLDEVLVFLRRALAERRLRAENRALRQAAAERSSLGALVGRSAPMRALYELIGRVAHSGAAVLLRGESGSGKELVARALHFEGPRAAAPFVAVNCTALPHHLLESELFGHVKGSFTGATSARRGLFVEADRGTLFLDEIGDMPMELQARLLRVLEDGEVRAVGADASRTVDVRIVAATHQDLEARVREGRFRADLFYRLNVVTLRLPALRERREDIPLLVEHFVTRARARNPRSRVQALAPDVVSALAAMPWAGNVRELENLVERLVVLAPGETVGLEDLRPHLPPEAPESQPLALAQQELWSLRRLEAEYIAWMVARCGGNKTRAAELLGIDVSTIHRRERERG encoded by the coding sequence ATGCCAGCTGAGGGACGCATCCTGGTCGTCGATGACCACGTGGAGATGGGGCGCATGCTGCGCGACCCGCTCACCGACGAGGGCTACACCGTGGACCTGGCCACGGGCGGCGAGGAGGCCATTCGCCTGGCGCGCTCGCGCCTCTATGACGCGGTGCTGAGCGACTTGCGCATGGAGAAGGTGGACGGCCTGGACGTGCTGCAGGCCGTGCACGCGGTGGACCCCGAAGTTCCGGTGCTGGTGATGACGGCCTTCGGGGGCGTGGAGAGCGCGGTGGAGGCGATGAAGCGCGGCGCCTACCACTACTTCACCAAGCCCTTCCGGCTGGACGAGGTGCTCGTCTTCCTGCGGCGCGCGCTGGCGGAGCGCCGGCTGCGCGCGGAGAACCGGGCCCTGCGCCAGGCGGCGGCCGAGCGCAGCAGCCTGGGCGCGCTGGTGGGCCGCAGCGCGCCCATGCGGGCCCTGTACGAGCTCATCGGACGGGTGGCGCACTCCGGCGCGGCGGTGCTGCTGCGCGGCGAGAGCGGCAGCGGCAAGGAATTGGTGGCTCGCGCACTCCACTTCGAGGGGCCTCGCGCCGCCGCGCCCTTCGTGGCCGTCAACTGCACCGCGCTGCCGCACCACCTGCTGGAGAGCGAGCTGTTCGGCCATGTGAAGGGCTCCTTCACCGGGGCCACGTCGGCCCGGCGCGGACTCTTCGTGGAGGCGGACCGGGGCACGCTCTTCCTGGACGAGATTGGCGACATGCCCATGGAGCTCCAGGCCCGCCTGCTGCGCGTGCTGGAGGACGGCGAGGTGCGCGCGGTGGGCGCGGACGCCAGCCGCACCGTGGACGTGCGCATCGTCGCCGCCACGCATCAGGACCTGGAGGCGCGCGTGCGCGAGGGCCGCTTCCGCGCGGACCTCTTCTACCGACTCAACGTCGTCACCCTGCGCCTGCCCGCGCTGCGCGAGCGCCGCGAGGACATTCCCCTGCTGGTGGAGCACTTCGTCACCCGCGCCCGCGCCCGCAACCCGCGCTCGCGGGTGCAGGCCCTGGCCCCCGACGTGGTGAGCGCCCTGGCCGCCATGCCGTGGGCGGGCAACGTGCGCGAGCTGGAGAACCTGGTGGAGCGGCTGGTGGTGCTCGCACCCGGGGAGACGGTGGGCCTGGAGGACCTGCGCCCACACCTGCCCCCCGAGGCTCCGGAGTCACAGCCGCTGGCGCTGGCGCAGCAGGAGCTGTGGTCCCTGCGCCGCCTGGAGGCCGAGTACATCGCCTGGATGGTGGCGCGCTGCGGTGGCAACAAGACGCGCGCCGCTGAACTGCTGGGCATCGATGTGTCCACCATTCATCGTCGCGAGCGGGAGCGCGGGTAG
- a CDS encoding DUF6232 family protein: protein MMKPQATFPRLVPHALPRRPVAVALPPAEAPLFQEHGVLVTAERVVARGRSQPLADVLGVESVRHSPRLGPVLATLALAVSVGLPMLSALSVAATAGRGFYEAALVVLALVVFGSIARLVLAEDSYQVVLRTRDGAWRVLSSAESRTTTRLVERLQDAVAAAARRR from the coding sequence ATGATGAAGCCACAGGCCACGTTCCCTCGACTCGTGCCCCACGCGTTGCCCCGGCGCCCGGTGGCGGTGGCGCTTCCTCCCGCCGAGGCCCCCCTCTTCCAGGAGCACGGCGTCCTCGTCACCGCCGAGCGCGTCGTGGCCCGGGGCCGGAGCCAGCCCCTCGCCGACGTGCTGGGCGTGGAGTCCGTCCGCCACTCGCCTCGCCTGGGGCCCGTGCTGGCCACGCTCGCGCTGGCCGTGAGCGTGGGGTTGCCGATGCTCTCGGCCCTGTCCGTCGCCGCGACGGCGGGGAGGGGCTTCTACGAGGCCGCGCTGGTGGTGCTCGCGCTGGTCGTCTTCGGCTCCATCGCCCGGCTCGTTCTCGCGGAGGACTCGTACCAGGTGGTGCTGCGCACGCGGGACGGCGCCTGGCGGGTGCTCTCCAGCGCCGAGTCCCGCACCACCACCCGGTTGGTGGAGCGGCTCCAGGACGCGGTGGCCGCGGCAGCGCGGCGGCGTTGA
- a CDS encoding alcohol dehydrogenase catalytic domain-containing protein, with product MKAVVLRSFGEAGNLKMENVPVPKPGRGEVLLKVHACGVCYHDVINRRGNLPRTSVPAILGHEAAGEVVDVGPDTPGWKTGDRAATLQRLSCGECALCKIGRNSLCKNDNRFFGEELPGGYAQFMVAPVAGLGRVPASLPWAEAATVCCTTGTAVHTVRTRAKVRAGETVLITGASGGVGLSSVQLAKLDGARVIAVTSGEAKVQALKEAGADEVIMSRGLDFAAEVRKRTKGAGVDVAVEIVGSATFDQTLKSMAPGGRVVVVGNLESGLVQLNPGLVIVKELEILGAYATTQQELDEALRLTATDGVRQFVTDKVPLVEAARAHFRLENREVAGRLVLVPPEA from the coding sequence ATGAAGGCTGTCGTTCTGCGCAGCTTTGGTGAGGCAGGCAATCTCAAGATGGAGAACGTCCCCGTGCCGAAGCCAGGGCGCGGAGAGGTGCTGCTGAAGGTCCACGCGTGTGGCGTCTGCTACCACGACGTCATCAACCGCCGGGGCAACCTGCCGCGCACCAGCGTCCCCGCCATCCTCGGCCACGAGGCGGCGGGCGAGGTGGTGGACGTGGGCCCGGACACGCCGGGGTGGAAGACGGGCGACCGCGCCGCCACGCTGCAGCGCCTGTCGTGCGGCGAGTGCGCGCTCTGCAAGATTGGACGCAACAGCCTGTGCAAGAACGACAACCGCTTCTTCGGCGAGGAGCTGCCGGGCGGCTACGCGCAGTTCATGGTGGCGCCGGTGGCCGGGCTGGGCCGGGTGCCCGCGTCGCTGCCCTGGGCAGAGGCCGCCACGGTGTGCTGCACCACGGGCACGGCGGTGCACACGGTGCGCACGCGGGCGAAGGTCCGCGCGGGCGAGACGGTGCTGATTACCGGCGCCAGCGGCGGCGTGGGCCTGTCCTCGGTGCAGCTCGCGAAGCTGGACGGAGCACGCGTCATCGCCGTGACGTCGGGCGAGGCCAAGGTGCAGGCGCTGAAGGAGGCGGGCGCGGACGAGGTCATCATGTCTCGCGGACTGGACTTCGCGGCGGAGGTGCGCAAGCGCACCAAGGGCGCGGGCGTGGACGTGGCGGTTGAAATCGTCGGCAGCGCCACCTTCGACCAGACGCTGAAGTCCATGGCGCCCGGTGGCCGCGTGGTGGTGGTGGGCAACCTGGAGTCGGGGCTGGTGCAGCTCAACCCGGGGCTCGTCATCGTCAAGGAGCTGGAGATCCTCGGCGCGTACGCCACCACCCAGCAGGAGCTGGACGAGGCGCTGCGGCTGACGGCCACGGACGGCGTGCGCCAGTTCGTCACGGACAAGGTGCCGCTGGTGGAGGCGGCGCGGGCGCACTTCCGGCTGGAGAACCGTGAGGTGGCGGGCCGGCTGGTGCTGGTGCCGCCCGAGGCGTGA
- a CDS encoding CoA-transferase subunit beta, with amino-acid sequence MSASPDITPAETVVSLLARQIDDGAVVATGVASPLAILAIAVARATHAPGLTYLACVGSLDPDLPTLLPSSEDLGYLEGRSAEVTIPDLFDHARRGRVDTVFFGAAEVDGAGCTNMTASGSLDRPRTKFPGVAGAATLRQWVRRPVLLVPRQSRRNLVPVVQVATTRDPRRSVTLISDLGVFELGSAGARLLARHPWATEESIAERTGFAFSVPESLPVTPLPDARTLAAIRAIDSRGQRDQLVGT; translated from the coding sequence ATGAGTGCGTCCCCTGACATCACTCCGGCGGAGACGGTGGTCTCGTTGCTGGCGCGGCAGATTGACGATGGCGCCGTGGTGGCCACGGGCGTGGCCTCGCCGCTGGCCATCCTCGCGATTGCGGTGGCGCGGGCCACGCATGCGCCGGGCCTGACGTACCTGGCCTGCGTGGGCTCGTTGGATCCGGACCTCCCCACCCTGCTCCCCTCCTCAGAGGACCTGGGCTACCTGGAGGGCCGCTCGGCGGAAGTCACCATTCCGGACCTCTTCGACCATGCGCGGCGCGGCCGGGTGGACACCGTCTTCTTCGGCGCGGCCGAGGTGGATGGCGCCGGCTGCACCAACATGACGGCCAGCGGCAGCCTGGACCGGCCGAGGACGAAGTTCCCCGGAGTGGCGGGCGCGGCCACGCTGCGGCAGTGGGTGCGGCGGCCGGTGCTGCTGGTGCCCCGGCAGTCGCGCCGCAACCTGGTGCCCGTGGTGCAGGTGGCCACCACGAGAGACCCTCGCCGGTCGGTGACGCTCATCTCCGACCTGGGCGTCTTCGAGCTGGGCTCCGCCGGAGCCCGGCTGCTGGCGCGCCACCCCTGGGCGACGGAGGAGAGCATCGCCGAGCGCACCGGCTTCGCGTTCAGCGTGCCGGAGTCGCTCCCCGTCACCCCGCTACCGGACGCGCGCACGCTCGCGGCCATCCGCGCCATCGACTCTCGCGGCCAGCGAGATCAGCTCGTCGGCACCTGA
- a CDS encoding hydroxymethylglutaryl-CoA synthase family protein, producing the protein MKRRVGIEALAVAVPSRYVDIEDLARARGVDPAKFTAGLGAKEMAVNDPGEDTVALAATAAARLIRQQDVDPSRIGMLVVGTETGIDHSKPVASHVQGLLKLPRTMRTYDTQHACYGGTAGLMAAVEWIASGAGAGKVAIVVCSDIARYGLNTAGEPTQGGGAVALLVSEQPDLLALDVGLNGVCTMDVYDFWRPVGRREALVDGHYSISCYLEALSGAYRGWREKALAAGLVRWSGTMPGEQLARIAYHVPFCKMARKAHTQLRLCDLEDAVGPGPGTPEAREEVAKSQASYDAQVATSLGLNARIGNVYTASLYLALAGLLQREGAWLAGQRIGLLSYGSGCMAEFYSGTVGEKAAERMARADLETVLARRERVSVEEYERLMKLPPDAPEPVAPPPGAFRLQEIREHRRLYVEGTA; encoded by the coding sequence ATGAAAAGGCGCGTTGGAATCGAAGCGTTGGCGGTGGCGGTGCCGTCCCGGTACGTGGACATCGAGGACCTGGCGCGGGCGCGCGGGGTGGACCCGGCGAAGTTCACCGCGGGCCTGGGCGCGAAGGAGATGGCGGTCAACGACCCGGGCGAGGACACGGTGGCCCTGGCCGCCACGGCCGCGGCGCGGCTGATTCGCCAGCAGGACGTGGACCCGTCGCGCATCGGCATGCTGGTGGTGGGCACGGAGACGGGCATCGACCACTCCAAGCCCGTCGCCTCGCACGTCCAGGGGCTGCTGAAGCTGCCGCGCACCATGCGCACGTATGACACGCAGCACGCGTGCTACGGCGGCACCGCGGGGCTGATGGCGGCGGTGGAGTGGATTGCCTCGGGCGCGGGCGCGGGCAAGGTGGCCATCGTCGTGTGCTCGGACATTGCCCGGTACGGGCTGAACACCGCGGGCGAGCCCACGCAGGGCGGCGGCGCGGTGGCGCTGCTGGTCTCCGAGCAGCCCGACCTGCTGGCGCTGGACGTGGGGCTCAATGGCGTGTGCACGATGGACGTGTACGACTTCTGGAGGCCCGTGGGCCGCCGGGAGGCGCTGGTGGACGGGCACTACTCCATCAGCTGCTACCTGGAGGCGCTGTCGGGCGCGTACCGGGGCTGGCGCGAGAAGGCGCTCGCGGCCGGACTGGTGCGCTGGTCGGGGACGATGCCCGGCGAGCAGCTCGCGCGCATCGCCTACCACGTGCCCTTCTGCAAGATGGCGCGCAAGGCGCACACGCAGCTGCGGCTGTGTGACTTGGAGGACGCGGTGGGCCCGGGGCCCGGGACGCCGGAGGCGCGCGAGGAGGTGGCGAAGTCCCAGGCCAGCTACGACGCGCAGGTGGCCACGTCGCTGGGGCTCAACGCGCGCATCGGCAACGTGTACACGGCGTCGCTCTACCTGGCGCTCGCGGGCCTGCTCCAGCGAGAGGGCGCCTGGCTCGCCGGGCAGCGCATCGGCCTGCTGTCGTACGGCAGCGGCTGCATGGCCGAGTTCTACTCCGGCACCGTGGGCGAGAAGGCCGCGGAGCGGATGGCGCGCGCGGACCTGGAAACGGTGCTGGCGAGGCGCGAGCGCGTCTCCGTGGAGGAGTACGAGCGGCTGATGAAGCTGCC
- a CDS encoding GC-type dockerin domain-anchored protein, giving the protein MRHIPLWAGAIPLFAAASAHAQFITPVEGTRSVSANISATDNGTNIVDSDTRRTDGFEDFSECLELKASTSPQYDDTHSHVDANGSGTETSKITGSRITASVSATAEGVSQTSSARGYATGNADFYLTFQVNRFARYTVAGDANAASVGNSYGGSAALVHIASLTTGVPVLSIDIGNTDSDSVRRRGWVNAGPYTLQGDVSALVDAKNNLSGTASASWTMDFQLFCPSDYDVNGTVNTADRDAFLSAWNAGSLDADADGNGTVNATDRTTFLLAYGAGC; this is encoded by the coding sequence ATGCGTCACATCCCCCTGTGGGCCGGTGCCATCCCCCTGTTCGCGGCCGCTTCCGCGCACGCCCAGTTCATCACCCCCGTGGAAGGCACCCGCTCGGTGTCCGCCAACATCTCCGCGACGGACAACGGCACGAACATCGTCGACTCGGACACGCGGCGCACGGACGGCTTCGAGGACTTCAGCGAGTGCCTGGAGCTGAAGGCCAGCACGAGCCCGCAGTACGACGACACGCACAGTCACGTGGACGCCAACGGCTCCGGCACGGAGACCTCGAAGATCACCGGCTCGCGCATCACCGCGTCTGTGTCCGCCACCGCCGAGGGCGTCTCGCAGACCTCCTCCGCGCGCGGCTACGCCACTGGCAACGCGGACTTCTACCTGACGTTCCAGGTCAACCGCTTCGCTCGCTACACCGTGGCCGGCGATGCGAATGCCGCTTCGGTCGGCAACTCCTATGGCGGCTCCGCGGCGCTGGTCCACATCGCCAGCCTGACCACCGGCGTGCCCGTCCTTTCCATCGACATCGGCAATACGGACTCGGACTCGGTGCGCCGCCGGGGCTGGGTGAACGCGGGGCCGTACACGCTGCAGGGTGACGTGTCGGCGCTGGTGGACGCGAAGAACAATCTCTCCGGCACGGCGTCCGCGTCGTGGACGATGGACTTCCAGCTGTTCTGCCCGTCCGACTACGATGTGAATGGCACCGTGAATACCGCGGACCGGGATGCGTTCCTCAGCGCCTGGAACGCGGGCAGCCTGGACGCAGACGCGGACGGCAACGGCACCGTGAACGCCACGGACCGCACCACGTTCCTGCTGGCGTACGGCGCGGGCTGCTGA
- a CDS encoding TetR/AcrR family transcriptional regulator yields the protein MTTSGRKPDEGERYRAILETSARLICERGYEGTSMQEIAAACRMTKAGLYHHIQNKEQLLFAIMNYGMDVFEEQVLSRVQHIEDPVERLRACMRHNILLVTRGWSKEVIIILHEHATLTGEARAFIDARKKKYVDFLEEAFAQAAQQGRIRPVDPTIGAFSFLGMVLWVYKWFKPDGRLSDEQIAEGMVDMLFPPIVAAAVEGQPGTSSLRVVPRSTPATGTDSGSGTKEPT from the coding sequence GTGACGACCAGCGGGCGGAAGCCGGATGAGGGAGAGCGGTACCGGGCCATCCTCGAGACGTCTGCGCGGCTCATCTGCGAGCGGGGCTACGAGGGGACCTCGATGCAGGAGATCGCCGCCGCGTGCCGGATGACGAAGGCGGGGCTCTACCACCACATCCAGAACAAGGAGCAGCTCCTCTTCGCCATCATGAACTACGGGATGGACGTGTTCGAGGAGCAGGTGCTCTCACGCGTCCAGCACATCGAAGACCCGGTGGAGCGGCTGCGCGCGTGCATGCGCCACAACATCCTCCTGGTGACGCGAGGGTGGAGCAAGGAGGTCATCATCATCCTCCACGAGCACGCCACGCTGACCGGCGAGGCGCGCGCGTTCATCGACGCCCGGAAGAAGAAGTACGTGGACTTCCTGGAGGAGGCCTTCGCGCAGGCCGCGCAGCAGGGCCGCATCCGCCCCGTGGACCCCACCATCGGCGCCTTCTCGTTCCTGGGCATGGTGCTGTGGGTCTACAAGTGGTTCAAGCCGGACGGGCGGCTCTCGGATGAGCAGATCGCCGAGGGCATGGTGGACATGCTCTTCCCGCCCATCGTCGCGGCGGCCGTGGAGGGCCAGCCGGGCACGTCGTCCCTGCGCGTCGTCCCGCGCTCCACCCCGGCGACGGGAACGGACTCCGGCTCCGGCACGAAGGAGCCGACGTGA
- a CDS encoding ribokinase, producing MPVRERADIVVVGGINTDFLVQGPRLPAPGDSVQGHLFLESLGGKGANGAVGAARLGARVALVGRVGMDARGLALLEQLEGEGVDIGAVARDPTAMTGVALEMVDEEGQRQSLAAPGANLCLKPSDIMSAEERISAARVLLVQLEVPMGAVSAAVHHARAAGTHVVLDPAPAMSLPEDLLEAVHVIRPNAEEAEALTGVEVRDRDSARRAAENLLRRGVGGAVVASPDGSLVLSSEGELWLPDLSLERADTTGAGDAFCAALAVALAEGRSLAEAARFAHEASALATMRLGALAGLPMRDQVESRLALLGPRGLWTESAPL from the coding sequence ATGCCAGTGCGCGAGCGGGCCGACATCGTCGTGGTCGGTGGAATCAACACGGACTTCCTCGTGCAGGGCCCCCGCCTGCCTGCTCCCGGCGACAGCGTGCAGGGACATCTCTTCCTGGAGAGCCTTGGAGGGAAGGGCGCCAACGGGGCCGTGGGTGCGGCGCGGCTGGGCGCGCGCGTGGCGCTGGTGGGGCGCGTGGGCATGGATGCGCGCGGGCTCGCGCTGCTGGAGCAGCTCGAAGGGGAGGGCGTGGACATTGGCGCGGTGGCGAGAGACCCCACCGCGATGACTGGAGTGGCGCTGGAGATGGTGGACGAGGAGGGCCAGCGGCAGAGCCTGGCCGCACCCGGTGCGAACCTCTGTCTGAAGCCCTCGGACATCATGAGCGCGGAGGAGCGCATCTCCGCCGCGCGGGTGCTGCTGGTTCAACTGGAAGTGCCGATGGGGGCGGTGAGCGCCGCGGTCCACCACGCCCGGGCGGCCGGCACGCACGTGGTGTTGGATCCGGCTCCCGCCATGTCCCTGCCCGAGGATTTGCTGGAGGCCGTCCACGTCATCCGCCCCAACGCGGAGGAGGCCGAGGCCCTCACGGGCGTGGAGGTCCGGGACCGGGACTCGGCCCGGCGCGCGGCGGAGAACCTGCTTCGGCGAGGCGTGGGAGGCGCGGTGGTGGCCTCGCCGGATGGAAGCCTCGTGTTGTCCTCCGAAGGCGAGCTGTGGCTGCCAGACCTGTCCCTGGAGCGCGCGGACACCACCGGCGCGGGGGATGCCTTCTGTGCGGCGCTCGCCGTCGCGCTGGCGGAGGGCAGGTCCCTGGCGGAGGCGGCGCGCTTCGCGCACGAGGCGTCGGCACTGGCGACGATGCGCCTGGGCGCCCTCGCAGGGCTGCCCATGCGCGACCAGGTGGAGTCCCGCCTCGCGCTGCTGGGGCCGCGGGGACTGTGGACCGAGTCGGCGCCGCTGTGA
- a CDS encoding DNA-binding response regulator — MESPRTARAFLLGGDASLSSLLADVLGELGIAVELDGGALTVRPDLALVHVERGASIQRLLWRAREVTGDGPIIVLVPFADERLVQLAIRLGARDCFALGRPLDELRRVLLAHLPGSQGSAFTSSGGAEPPTSGDDP, encoded by the coding sequence GTGGAGTCCCCGCGCACAGCCCGCGCCTTCCTCCTGGGAGGTGACGCCTCGCTCAGCTCGCTCCTGGCGGACGTGCTGGGAGAGCTGGGCATCGCCGTGGAGCTGGACGGGGGCGCACTGACGGTGCGCCCCGACCTCGCGCTGGTGCACGTGGAGCGGGGCGCCAGCATCCAGCGGCTGCTGTGGCGGGCGCGGGAGGTGACGGGCGATGGGCCCATCATCGTGTTGGTGCCCTTCGCCGACGAGCGCCTGGTGCAGCTCGCCATCCGCCTGGGCGCGCGTGACTGCTTTGCCCTGGGCCGTCCGCTGGACGAGCTGCGCCGCGTACTGCTCGCGCACCTGCCCGGCTCACAAGGCTCCGCCTTCACTTCTTCCGGCGGGGCCGAGCCGCCAACCTCAGGAGACGACCCATGA
- a CDS encoding two-component system sensor histidine kinase NtrB produces MRYALLPILLLCAALTSVGLGVLTLLESNRAALARQFAVDRQAQLDEATRGVSETLEDVGEDLRFAGELLSQPGSDAEHRRELRALLEAVGQYKIIVAYDAEGRERLRLLDRRTGKQMARGTVLPQMTEAAKRALQRPPGDITTSPPLGEPQGWLRVMATALPVAKGRPAGAVAVLVDTESFFTPLRIVTSDPEARLLLVGAMGQPMSASDATLADWYRRLDAEWMLVPSFASMAARMKEGERGTLPLGEEEAERLGLGRAEAVAVFTPIRLRGGSSWAAATLVSTAALRSHEQGLIWRLSGAALLVALFLCTFAVYVVLAQRRAGALRESRRHADQLAHLHDKTQKILDHIPAGVLALTEDGRISAVNQVLRARMPEQAVGVPLAAAFPQAPEPVVTRLRALVDAATGESRPHSLLGEPLALFGDEGRFNLHAVPLEARDPDVRTLLVVEDLSNVRALETQLLRAEKLATVGVLAAGIAHEIGTPLGVVRGRAEYVLGKLGQAHPQGPGLAVIIEQIDRVSRTLRQLLDFSRLQRTAVRPVGLGPIVRDVYELLRVEAERRRVHLEFDVPDTVPPLAADPDQLQQVLVNLALNACDACAPGGRVRLSASAPDGLETGTWGLVTLTVRDDGCGIPRESLNQVFDPFFTTKKRGQGTGLGLTMVAHVVRNHGGRIELESEPGQGTCVTVLWPATTAAAEERHAS; encoded by the coding sequence ATGCGGTACGCCCTCCTGCCCATCCTGCTGCTGTGCGCCGCGCTCACCAGCGTGGGTCTGGGCGTACTCACTCTGCTGGAGAGCAACCGCGCGGCGCTGGCACGCCAGTTCGCGGTGGACCGGCAGGCCCAGCTCGACGAGGCCACGCGCGGGGTGTCGGAGACGCTGGAGGACGTGGGCGAGGACCTGCGCTTCGCGGGCGAGCTGCTCTCCCAGCCCGGCAGTGACGCCGAGCACCGGCGCGAGCTGCGCGCCCTGCTGGAGGCGGTGGGGCAGTACAAGATCATCGTCGCCTACGACGCGGAGGGCCGGGAGCGGCTGCGCCTGCTGGACCGGCGCACAGGCAAGCAGATGGCGCGAGGCACCGTGCTCCCGCAGATGACGGAGGCGGCGAAGCGCGCCCTGCAGCGACCTCCCGGGGACATCACCACGTCCCCGCCACTCGGGGAGCCCCAGGGCTGGCTGCGCGTCATGGCCACCGCGCTGCCCGTGGCGAAGGGACGGCCCGCGGGCGCCGTGGCGGTGCTGGTGGACACGGAGTCCTTCTTCACGCCCCTGCGCATCGTCACCTCGGACCCGGAGGCGCGCCTGCTGCTGGTGGGCGCCATGGGCCAGCCCATGTCCGCCAGTGATGCCACGCTCGCGGACTGGTACCGCCGGCTCGACGCGGAGTGGATGCTCGTCCCCAGCTTCGCGTCCATGGCCGCGCGGATGAAGGAAGGCGAGCGCGGCACGCTCCCACTGGGCGAAGAGGAAGCGGAGCGGCTGGGGCTCGGGCGCGCCGAGGCCGTTGCCGTCTTCACCCCCATCCGTCTCCGGGGCGGCAGCAGCTGGGCGGCGGCCACGCTGGTGTCCACCGCCGCACTCCGCTCGCACGAGCAGGGGCTCATCTGGCGGCTGTCCGGCGCGGCGCTGCTCGTCGCACTGTTCCTGTGCACGTTCGCCGTGTACGTCGTGCTGGCCCAGCGCCGCGCCGGCGCGCTGCGGGAGAGCCGGCGCCATGCGGACCAGCTCGCCCACCTGCATGACAAGACGCAGAAGATTCTCGACCACATTCCCGCCGGGGTGCTCGCGCTCACCGAGGATGGCCGCATCAGCGCCGTGAATCAGGTGCTGCGCGCCCGCATGCCGGAGCAGGCCGTCGGGGTGCCCCTGGCCGCCGCCTTCCCCCAGGCCCCCGAGCCGGTGGTGACGCGGCTGCGCGCGCTGGTGGACGCCGCCACCGGCGAGTCCCGCCCCCACAGCCTCCTGGGCGAGCCCCTGGCCCTCTTCGGAGACGAGGGCCGGTTCAACCTCCACGCGGTGCCGCTGGAGGCGAGAGATCCGGACGTCCGCACGCTGCTGGTGGTGGAGGACCTGAGCAACGTGCGCGCCCTGGAGACGCAGCTATTGCGCGCGGAGAAGCTGGCCACGGTGGGCGTGCTCGCGGCGGGCATCGCCCACGAGATTGGCACCCCGCTGGGCGTGGTGCGTGGGAGGGCGGAGTACGTGCTGGGCAAGCTGGGACAGGCGCACCCTCAGGGGCCCGGGCTGGCGGTCATCATCGAGCAGATAGACAGGGTGAGCCGCACGCTGCGGCAGCTCCTGGACTTCTCGCGGCTGCAGCGCACGGCGGTGCGGCCGGTGGGGCTGGGGCCCATCGTCCGCGACGTGTACGAACTGCTGCGTGTGGAGGCGGAGCGCCGCCGCGTGCACCTGGAGTTCGACGTCCCCGACACGGTGCCGCCCCTGGCCGCGGATCCGGACCAGCTCCAGCAGGTCTTGGTGAACCTGGCGCTCAATGCGTGTGACGCGTGCGCCCCCGGAGGGCGGGTGCGGCTGTCGGCCTCCGCGCCGGATGGCTTGGAGACGGGGACGTGGGGGCTGGTGACGCTCACCGTGCGGGACGACGGCTGCGGCATCCCTCGCGAGAGCCTCAACCAGGTGTTCGACCCGTTCTTCACCACCAAGAAGCGGGGGCAGGGCACGGGGCTGGGCCTGACGATGGTGGCCCACGTCGTGCGCAATCATGGTGGCCGCATCGAGCTGGAGAGCGAGCCGGGCCAGGGCACCTGCGTCACCGTGCTGTGGCCCGCCACGACGGCCGCCGCTGAGGAGCGACATGCCAGCTGA
- a CDS encoding CoA transferase subunit A encodes MKTARWCSLEEAVSSIPDGASLATGGFMLGRAPMALVMELIAQGKRKLGLISLPNPLPAEFLVAGGCLARVDIAFAALSLEGRVRPMPCLKRAMEAGTVSWREHDGYRVVQRLRAASMGLPFIPAPDAEVSELAEAEPPRIVMDPFTGQPVAVEPAFYPDVALIHARAADERGNLYMEDPTTDLLVAGAARRVIATVEERVARLPRVTVPGFQVDRLVLSPGGALPSGCVGLYPHDDAMLARYLALAEAGREAEFLEPLMARRAA; translated from the coding sequence GTGAAGACGGCGCGCTGGTGCTCGCTGGAGGAGGCGGTGTCCTCCATCCCCGACGGCGCGTCGCTGGCCACCGGGGGCTTCATGCTCGGCCGCGCGCCCATGGCGCTGGTGATGGAGTTGATTGCCCAGGGCAAGCGGAAGCTGGGCCTCATCTCGCTGCCCAACCCGCTGCCGGCGGAGTTCCTCGTCGCGGGTGGCTGCCTTGCGCGCGTGGATATCGCCTTCGCCGCGCTCAGCCTGGAAGGCCGCGTGCGGCCCATGCCCTGCCTCAAGCGGGCCATGGAGGCGGGCACCGTCTCCTGGCGCGAGCATGACGGCTACCGCGTCGTGCAGCGGCTGCGGGCCGCGTCCATGGGCCTGCCCTTCATCCCCGCGCCGGACGCGGAGGTGTCGGAGCTGGCCGAGGCGGAGCCGCCGCGCATCGTCATGGACCCCTTCACAGGACAGCCCGTCGCGGTGGAGCCGGCCTTCTACCCGGACGTGGCGCTCATCCACGCGCGCGCCGCGGACGAGCGCGGCAACCTGTACATGGAGGACCCGACGACGGACCTGCTGGTGGCCGGCGCGGCGCGGCGGGTGATTGCCACGGTGGAGGAGCGCGTGGCGAGGCTGCCCCGCGTCACCGTGCCGGGCTTCCAGGTGGACCGCCTCGTCCTCTCCCCGGGCGGGGCACTGCCCTCTGGCTGCGTGGGCCTGTACCCGCACGACGACGCCATGCTGGCGCGCTACCTCGCGCTGGCCGAGGCGGGCCGCGAGGCCGAGTTCCTGGAACCGCTGATGGCGCGGAGGGCTGCATGA